The following proteins come from a genomic window of Deinococcus radiopugnans ATCC 19172:
- a CDS encoding HupE/UreJ family protein, with protein MIRLHRTPLASLTWWLAFVLVLFTGRGLAHPMPTTTVQLDLHSDYVAAELALPLNELQLATNWKLVSNAQALTQYSQPLRTYLADHLALTGTNGQAWKVEIGQPELSSVQQAATGPYQEFVVSARLTPPAGASVRDFTLQYDAIVREVKSHSVLVSVRRDWERGLNNEGGDEDVEVGVIRADPQSGQVLQLPVNVEGGSAWQGFIGIFKLGMTHIAEGTDHLLFLLTLLLPAPLIALTRRWGGFGGTRRSLLNILKITTAFTVGHSLTLILGTLRLVNVPDQPIEALIAVSILVSAIHALCPIFPGRELVIAGGFGLIHGLAFSYTLAELKLSSWQTALSLLGFNLGIEAMQLVVIAVTMPWLILLAQTRLYPPVRVAGASLAAVASLGWLGDRVGWSNPLGALADGLGAAGPWALLGLAVLTLVGFTLTRVGHARTGV; from the coding sequence GTGATCCGTCTACACCGCACCCCCCTTGCGTCCCTGACCTGGTGGCTGGCCTTCGTTCTCGTTTTATTCACCGGACGCGGCCTCGCCCACCCGATGCCGACGACCACCGTCCAACTTGACCTGCACAGCGATTACGTCGCGGCGGAACTTGCCCTGCCGCTGAATGAATTGCAACTCGCCACCAACTGGAAGCTGGTGAGCAACGCACAGGCATTGACGCAGTACAGTCAGCCCCTGCGGACCTACCTCGCGGACCACCTCGCGCTGACTGGAACGAATGGCCAGGCGTGGAAAGTGGAGATCGGCCAGCCTGAGCTGTCGTCCGTGCAGCAGGCGGCCACCGGCCCGTATCAGGAATTCGTGGTGTCCGCGCGTCTGACCCCCCCGGCAGGCGCGAGCGTGCGCGATTTCACCCTCCAGTACGACGCCATCGTGCGCGAGGTGAAATCGCACTCGGTCCTGGTGTCGGTGCGGCGCGACTGGGAGCGCGGTCTGAACAACGAGGGCGGTGACGAGGACGTGGAAGTGGGCGTCATCCGCGCAGACCCCCAGAGCGGCCAGGTGCTGCAACTCCCGGTCAACGTGGAGGGCGGCAGCGCGTGGCAGGGCTTCATCGGCATCTTCAAGCTGGGCATGACTCACATTGCCGAGGGGACCGATCACCTGCTGTTCCTGCTGACGTTGCTGCTGCCGGCCCCGCTGATCGCCCTCACGCGGCGCTGGGGCGGCTTTGGCGGCACGCGGCGCTCGCTGCTGAACATCCTCAAGATCACCACCGCCTTCACGGTGGGCCACTCGCTGACCCTGATCCTGGGCACCCTGCGCCTGGTGAACGTGCCAGACCAACCCATCGAGGCGCTGATCGCCGTGTCCATCCTGGTGTCGGCCATCCACGCCCTGTGCCCCATCTTCCCCGGACGTGAACTGGTGATCGCGGGGGGATTCGGCCTGATTCACGGCCTGGCCTTCTCGTACACGCTGGCTGAGTTGAAGCTCAGTTCGTGGCAAACCGCCCTCAGTCTGCTGGGCTTCAATCTGGGCATTGAGGCGATGCAGCTCGTGGTGATCGCCGTGACCATGCCGTGGCTGATCCTGCTGGCGCAAACCCGGCTGTATCCCCCGGTGCGGGTGGCGGGAGCGTCACTGGCCGCCGTCGCTTCACTGGGGTGGCTGGGAGACCGCGTGGGCTGGAGCAACCCCCTGGGCGCGCTGGCTGATGGCCTCGGGGCCGCCGGGCCGTGGGCACTGCTGGGGCTGGCGGTACTGACACTGGTGGGGTTCACCCTGACACGTGTGGGCCACGCTCGCACAGGCGTGTGA
- a CDS encoding TraC family protein, with product MGSLPIARAFGYWDVHDHIMFLQDGRQLYGVYFEPPSHLHYTADDLLRRQSTLATVFDLVVPDGETLTTYTSLRGALDEDLADTRRYAQTCTDPALRELTEARADLLEQKILAGEVSHWRFFLTVTVTPPADARFEVGSTPAVQEVTRAAEQAQGLQSAAVAQLSAAGFAARPMTGQDVYAECFYWLNPGWPQAPQFIPQGERELHSLRRGRPDHLTFLRQVGATVMDNTESGGPIVGDRFVAVISLGRLPEYTETGYLAALTDTLSGTYYVVVQATRENDYDVSNELEKKKGDLWLRVKAPGVVPNGRATNLLAEVEAAQQLDGYESRFVAGVSVVLIAGSPQELERMKRQARGNMARLRAGVPIDYGYQSIAQYRALAPFAGGLSKFQFQPYTSSVVDLFPPVAPWKGFDEGAITFQGRDRSLIKFDLWTPRTRTAHWAVFAPTGSGKTVLALSVLSAHLTKYDDAILVVTDAKEDFRYFFKTLRDSQIIDFGYKSGNQLNIFDLAEGETEPDGTKLSAILSFVRLFVSEPADPKEADYEDVAMTEATMAVYHKFKNRGRWPQLSDLEAMLGTIENYTDSGKNMPAVVIGAARSVGIRLRKALGASPVAPFVDCQSNVNLHARRIYLNTSGIPEGDTLMRRVAHHIVKSVMWNRAKHSARATPKFFFIDEFENQIQSPRELGDIKDMLRVFRSFGVSLGIGTQDAQASQHFGGLMDSFNHLFIGGYSRKVVEGDERTPGVVDALSLPPVMKEKLPELRAVPGQYAEFALLVNLGGGEGRVGDIVQVEESKLALWLFASGKDEVAKKDAYIAENHGNVMDGVRQLVHDLYGAGR from the coding sequence TTGGGAAGCCTGCCCATTGCCAGAGCCTTTGGGTACTGGGACGTGCATGACCACATCATGTTCTTGCAAGACGGGCGGCAGCTGTACGGCGTCTACTTCGAGCCGCCCAGCCACCTCCACTACACGGCGGACGATCTGCTGCGGCGGCAAAGCACCCTGGCGACCGTGTTTGACCTGGTCGTGCCCGACGGTGAGACATTGACGACCTACACCAGCCTGCGGGGGGCGCTGGACGAGGATCTGGCCGATACCCGGCGCTATGCCCAGACCTGCACCGATCCGGCGCTGCGCGAGCTGACCGAGGCCCGCGCCGACCTGCTGGAACAAAAAATCCTGGCCGGTGAAGTCAGCCACTGGCGCTTCTTTCTGACGGTGACGGTGACGCCCCCCGCCGACGCGCGCTTCGAGGTGGGGTCCACCCCGGCCGTCCAGGAGGTGACGCGCGCCGCAGAGCAGGCCCAGGGCCTTCAAAGTGCGGCGGTGGCCCAGCTCAGTGCCGCCGGGTTCGCGGCCCGGCCCATGACCGGGCAGGACGTGTACGCGGAGTGCTTTTACTGGCTCAATCCCGGCTGGCCCCAGGCCCCGCAGTTCATCCCGCAGGGAGAACGTGAACTTCACAGCCTGCGCCGGGGCCGCCCGGACCACCTGACCTTTTTGCGCCAGGTGGGCGCCACCGTTATGGACAATACAGAGTCAGGCGGCCCCATCGTGGGCGACCGCTTCGTGGCCGTGATCTCGCTGGGCCGCCTGCCGGAATACACCGAGACGGGCTACCTCGCGGCGCTGACCGACACCCTCTCGGGCACGTATTACGTGGTGGTGCAGGCCACCCGCGAGAACGATTACGACGTGTCCAACGAGCTGGAAAAGAAGAAGGGGGACCTGTGGCTGCGCGTGAAAGCGCCCGGTGTCGTTCCCAACGGCAGGGCCACCAACCTGCTCGCCGAGGTGGAGGCCGCCCAGCAGCTCGACGGCTACGAGTCCCGCTTCGTGGCGGGCGTCTCGGTGGTGTTGATTGCGGGCAGCCCCCAGGAGTTGGAGCGCATGAAACGCCAGGCGCGCGGCAACATGGCGCGGTTGCGCGCCGGCGTCCCCATCGATTACGGCTACCAGTCCATCGCCCAGTACCGCGCCCTCGCGCCGTTTGCGGGCGGCCTGAGCAAGTTCCAGTTTCAGCCGTACACCAGTAGCGTCGTTGACCTGTTTCCCCCGGTGGCCCCGTGGAAGGGGTTTGACGAGGGGGCCATCACGTTTCAGGGCCGCGACAGGTCACTGATCAAATTTGATCTGTGGACACCCCGGACCAGGACGGCGCACTGGGCGGTCTTTGCGCCCACCGGGTCAGGCAAGACGGTGTTGGCGCTGAGCGTGCTGAGCGCCCACCTCACCAAGTATGACGACGCCATTCTGGTGGTCACCGATGCCAAGGAGGATTTCCGCTACTTCTTTAAAACCCTGCGTGACAGTCAGATCATTGATTTCGGCTATAAATCGGGCAACCAGCTCAACATTTTCGACTTGGCAGAGGGTGAAACCGAACCCGACGGCACGAAACTCTCGGCCATTCTCTCGTTTGTCCGGCTCTTTGTCAGCGAACCCGCCGATCCAAAGGAGGCCGATTACGAGGACGTGGCAATGACCGAGGCGACGATGGCGGTCTACCACAAGTTCAAGAACCGGGGCCGCTGGCCGCAGCTGAGCGATCTGGAGGCCATGTTGGGGACCATCGAAAATTACACCGACAGCGGGAAGAACATGCCCGCCGTTGTGATCGGGGCGGCGCGCAGCGTGGGCATCCGCCTGAGAAAGGCCCTGGGTGCAAGTCCGGTGGCGCCGTTTGTGGACTGTCAGTCCAACGTCAACCTCCATGCCCGGCGCATCTACCTCAACACCTCTGGGATCCCGGAGGGCGACACGCTGATGCGCCGCGTGGCCCACCACATCGTCAAGAGCGTGATGTGGAACCGGGCCAAGCACTCCGCGCGGGCCACGCCCAAATTCTTCTTTATCGACGAATTCGAGAACCAGATCCAGAGTCCGCGCGAGCTGGGCGATATCAAGGACATGCTGCGGGTGTTTCGGAGCTTCGGGGTCAGCCTGGGCATCGGCACGCAAGACGCGCAGGCCTCGCAGCATTTCGGCGGCCTGATGGACAGCTTCAACCACCTGTTCATCGGCGGCTATTCCAGGAAGGTGGTGGAGGGTGATGAGCGGACCCCCGGCGTGGTGGACGCCCTGAGCCTGCCGCCGGTCATGAAGGAGAAATTGCCTGAACTCCGGGCCGTGCCCGGCCAGTACGCCGAGTTTGCCCTGCTGGTCAACCTGGGCGGCGGCGAGGGGCGGGTGGGCGACATCGTGCAGGTGGAAGAGAGCAAGCTCGCGCTGTGGCTCTTCGCCAGCGGCAAGGATGAGGTGGCAAAAAAGGACGCTTACATCGCCGAGAACCACGGCAACGTCATGGACGGGGTGCGCCAGCTGGTCCATGACCTCTACGGAGCGGGCCGGTGA
- a CDS encoding IS1182 family transposase, protein MSLHPQPWGDIPEETARVARASFPKGNTIMRLHDEFGALYQDQDFAALFPRHGQPAWSPWRLALITVYQFLEQLSDRGAADAVRGRLDWKYALSLDLDDSGFDHTVLSEFRTRLVNGNVELLLLDQMLSRFRESGLLKSRGKQRTDSTHVLTSVRVLTRHEHLAETLRAALNALATVDPLWLKPWVPEAWFERYGRRMEEFRLPKSKANRMVYLQQVGQDGFRLLDALEQDEDLVQLRSLPAIHLLRAAWHHHFERQPDGVRLRDPEELGPHYERFNSPYDPGARFAQKKNRRWHGYKVHLTETCDDELPHLITHVHTVPAFQADIDAMTPVHTALSQKQVTPAEHFVDSAYVSTASLITSTNPEGTEVIGPIRADPHWQSREPDAFSTEAFQIDWEARAVTCPQGHVSRKWLVRERPKRTVISVRFARRDCLHCPVRQRCTRNVSGHARELTLMPQELFEARHAQRTAQHGQPWLTRYHRRAGIEGTISQGVRAYGLRQARYRGERKTQLQAGCLAAAINVERLVAWLTGRPRETTRISRFAALVG, encoded by the coding sequence ATGAGCCTGCATCCTCAACCGTGGGGTGACATCCCCGAAGAAACTGCCCGGGTCGCGCGTGCCTCATTCCCAAAAGGCAACACGATCATGCGGCTGCACGACGAGTTCGGCGCGCTGTATCAGGATCAGGACTTCGCGGCCCTGTTTCCGCGCCACGGCCAGCCCGCCTGGTCTCCGTGGCGATTGGCACTGATCACCGTCTATCAATTCCTGGAACAACTCAGCGACCGGGGTGCTGCGGATGCCGTTCGGGGCAGGTTGGACTGGAAATACGCGCTGAGTCTGGACCTGGATGATTCTGGCTTTGACCATACGGTGCTCAGTGAGTTCCGAACCCGGCTGGTGAATGGCAATGTGGAACTGTTGTTGCTGGATCAGATGCTCTCCCGGTTCCGGGAGAGCGGCCTGTTGAAGTCACGCGGAAAACAACGCACGGACTCCACCCATGTGTTGACCAGCGTTCGTGTGCTGACGCGTCACGAACATCTTGCCGAGACCCTCCGGGCGGCCCTCAACGCGCTGGCAACGGTCGATCCCTTATGGCTGAAGCCCTGGGTACCCGAGGCGTGGTTTGAACGGTATGGGCGGCGCATGGAAGAGTTCCGACTGCCCAAAAGCAAGGCAAACCGGATGGTCTATCTTCAGCAAGTGGGTCAGGATGGCTTTCGTCTCCTCGACGCCCTGGAACAGGACGAGGACCTCGTTCAGCTTCGGTCGCTCCCTGCCATTCACCTTTTGCGTGCGGCGTGGCACCATCACTTTGAGCGCCAGCCGGACGGTGTCCGGCTGCGAGATCCTGAAGAGTTGGGACCGCACTACGAGCGCTTCAACTCCCCATATGACCCAGGGGCGCGGTTCGCGCAGAAAAAGAATCGACGGTGGCACGGCTATAAGGTGCACCTCACGGAGACGTGCGACGACGAACTGCCGCACCTGATCACGCACGTCCACACCGTCCCCGCATTCCAGGCAGACATTGACGCGATGACACCCGTCCACACCGCGTTGAGTCAAAAACAGGTTACGCCAGCCGAGCATTTCGTCGATTCAGCCTATGTCAGCACGGCGTCGCTGATCACCAGCACAAATCCTGAGGGGACTGAAGTGATTGGGCCGATCCGGGCTGACCCACACTGGCAAAGCCGAGAACCAGATGCGTTCTCTACGGAGGCTTTTCAGATCGACTGGGAAGCCAGGGCAGTGACCTGTCCACAGGGTCATGTCTCACGCAAATGGCTGGTCAGGGAACGTCCGAAACGAACCGTGATCTCGGTGCGCTTCGCGCGCCGAGACTGCCTGCACTGCCCCGTACGTCAGCGCTGCACTCGCAACGTCAGTGGCCACGCTCGCGAACTGACCCTGATGCCTCAGGAATTATTTGAGGCCAGACATGCACAGCGCACTGCCCAGCACGGTCAACCGTGGCTGACCCGCTATCACCGCCGCGCCGGAATTGAGGGGACGATTTCACAGGGAGTCAGGGCCTATGGCCTCCGTCAGGCTCGGTACCGTGGTGAACGGAAGACTCAACTTCAAGCGGGCTGTCTCGCAGCAGCGATCAATGTGGAGCGCCTGGTGGCTTGGTTGACCGGAAGACCCAGAGAAACGACACGTATCTCTAGATTTGCCGCGTTAGTTGGATAA
- a CDS encoding restriction endonuclease subunit S, producing the protein MSQPTALAAHFDEAFSAPDGLKRLRELILTLAMQGKLVEQDPAEGTADDLLKEIEAEKKRLVAEGKIKPPKPLPAIEPEEMPYGLPEGWRWVRLGDVGLIGSSSRVHQRDWKSSGIPFYRAREIVSLSQRGYVKNELFISEELFAVLSKDGLSPEPGDLMLTGVGTIGVPYIVHPEDKFYFKDASVLIYKNFYKLYPSYLKYFAKSAYWLQTIHAESMGTTVHTLTIGRANEVCVPLPPLPEQRRIVARIEQLMTRCDELEALRAQREQKRVQVQSAILREITADTDPATFQQNWQFLAHHFGELHATPQNVAELRSAVLQLAVMGKLVPQDPTEGTARELLAEIEGEKRRLVAAGEIKAPKPLPPVSEAEQPYQVPEGWAWVRAGRITQLITSGSRDWSQYLADSGATFVTMGNLSRGNYKLRLEKIRYVNPPKNAEGARTILKKDDLIISITGDVGNLGLIPDEFGEAYINQHSCIFRVLPSLRNRYYAEYMRSPVAKEQFNAPQRGIKNSFRLTDVEEMLFPLPPLAEQRRVVAKIDQLIGLCDVLEARLTERTAKQGELLRAVMAELAPTLSAGRPATTSGVRVQAPAGADAPRGRGRPCKAAQEAAEATAQPVTERRGRGRPRKDGSRPARSIPEAASMEDAIRRLEAMKRNKDRGMNGLFEE; encoded by the coding sequence ATGAGCCAGCCCACAGCGCTGGCCGCTCACTTCGACGAAGCCTTCAGCGCCCCGGACGGCCTGAAACGCCTGCGCGAGCTGATCCTGACCCTCGCCATGCAGGGCAAGCTGGTGGAACAGGACCCCGCCGAGGGCACCGCCGACGACCTGCTGAAAGAGATTGAGGCTGAGAAAAAGCGCCTGGTGGCCGAGGGCAAGATCAAGCCGCCCAAGCCCCTGCCCGCGATTGAGCCGGAAGAAATGCCGTATGGGCTGCCGGAGGGGTGGCGGTGGGTGCGATTGGGAGATGTAGGCCTGATTGGTTCGAGCAGCCGCGTTCACCAGCGCGATTGGAAGTCTTCGGGAATTCCCTTTTATCGTGCGCGAGAAATAGTCAGTTTAAGTCAACGTGGTTATGTCAAAAACGAACTCTTTATTTCTGAAGAACTGTTCGCAGTGCTCTCTAAAGACGGTCTATCTCCAGAGCCTGGTGATCTAATGCTAACTGGCGTGGGAACCATAGGTGTTCCCTATATAGTACATCCTGAGGATAAATTCTATTTTAAAGATGCTAGCGTTTTAATATACAAGAATTTCTATAAATTATATCCTTCTTACCTTAAGTATTTCGCAAAATCGGCGTATTGGTTACAAACTATTCATGCTGAGAGTATGGGGACCACAGTGCACACACTGACTATTGGAAGAGCCAATGAAGTATGTGTTCCCCTCCCCCCTCTCCCCGAGCAGCGCCGCATCGTCGCCCGGATTGAGCAGCTCATGACCCGCTGCGACGAGCTGGAGGCTCTGCGCGCCCAGCGGGAGCAGAAGCGCGTGCAGGTGCAGAGCGCCATCCTGCGCGAGATCACGGCGGACACCGATCCTGCCACCTTTCAGCAGAACTGGCAGTTTCTGGCCCACCACTTTGGCGAACTGCATGCCACACCGCAGAACGTGGCCGAGTTGCGGAGCGCGGTATTGCAACTGGCTGTGATGGGCAAGCTGGTGCCGCAAGACCCGACAGAGGGAACAGCGCGGGAGCTGCTGGCCGAGATTGAGGGGGAGAAACGCCGTTTAGTGGCCGCTGGGGAAATCAAAGCGCCCAAGCCCCTGCCGCCAGTTAGCGAGGCCGAGCAGCCGTATCAGGTGCCGGAGGGGTGGGCATGGGTGCGTGCTGGACGAATTACGCAGTTGATTACTTCTGGGTCACGCGACTGGTCTCAATATCTTGCTGACTCTGGTGCAACCTTTGTGACTATGGGTAATCTTTCGCGCGGCAATTACAAATTACGCCTCGAAAAAATTAGATATGTTAATCCTCCCAAAAATGCTGAAGGGGCGCGGACTATTCTTAAGAAAGATGATTTAATTATATCAATCACGGGTGATGTTGGAAATCTTGGGCTGATACCGGATGAATTTGGAGAGGCCTATATAAATCAGCATTCTTGTATTTTTAGGGTTTTACCCTCTCTTAGAAATAGATATTATGCAGAGTACATGCGTTCTCCTGTGGCAAAAGAGCAATTTAATGCACCACAGCGAGGAATCAAGAACAGTTTCCGTTTGACGGATGTGGAAGAGATGTTGTTTCCCCTTCCCCCCCTCGCCGAGCAGCGCCGCGTCGTCGCCAAGATTGACCAGCTCATAGGCCTATGCGACGTGCTGGAAGCGCGGCTGACGGAGCGCACCGCCAAGCAGGGCGAGCTGCTGCGGGCGGTCATGGCCGAACTCGCGCCCACGCTGTCCGCCGGACGGCCCGCCACGACGTCAGGGGTACGGGTGCAGGCCCCGGCTGGCGCAGACGCCCCCAGGGGACGCGGACGGCCATGCAAGGCGGCACAGGAGGCCGCAGAGGCGACGGCGCAACCCGTGACCGAGCGCCGGGGCCGGGGCAGGCCGCGCAAGGACGGCAGCCGCCCGGCGCGCAGCATCCCCGAGGCGGCGAGCATGGAAGACGCGATTCGGCGGCTGGAAGCTATGAAGCGGAACAAAGACCGGGGTATGAACGGGCTGTTTGAGGAGTAG